One Hordeum vulgare subsp. vulgare chromosome 4H, MorexV3_pseudomolecules_assembly, whole genome shotgun sequence DNA window includes the following coding sequences:
- the LOC123447481 gene encoding pollen allergen Lol p 3-like, translated as MASSSRMLAVAVLAALFAGAICAATKVKFTVQKGSDAKKLVLKIDYTRAGDTLSEMELRQHGSEEWEPFTKKGDVWELSSSKPLVGPFNFRFLSKGGMKNVFDEVFSTDFKIGKTYEPVYDA; from the coding sequence atggcctcctcctccaggatgcTCGCGGTGGCGGTGCTGGCGGCGCTATTCGCTGGGGCCATCTGCGCCGCGACGAAGGTGAAGTTCACGGTGCAGAAGGGGTCGGACGCCAAGAAGCTGGTGCTGAAGATCGACTACACAAGGGCAGGCGACACCCTCTCGGAGATGGAGCTCCGTCAGCACGGCTCGGAGGAGTGGGAGCCCTTCACCAAGAAGGGCGACGTGTGGGAGCTGTCGAGCTCCAAGCCGCTCGTTGGCCCCTTCAACTTCCGCTTCCTGTCCAAGGGTGGCATGAAGAACGTCTTCGACGAGGTCTTCTCCACCGATTTCAAGATCGGCAAAACCTACGAACCCGTATATGATGCATAA